One Panicum virgatum strain AP13 chromosome 9K, P.virgatum_v5, whole genome shotgun sequence genomic region harbors:
- the LOC120651662 gene encoding protein ARABIDILLO 1-like: MTRRVRRRTCREREGRAVRSSSRAGTAGVEDEEDAPVAELDWKALPDDTMLQLFSRLNYRDRASMAAACRAWRALGSSPCLWSELDLRAHRCDREVASSLAERCGSLRRLRLRGHEAVEAVPGLRARGLREVVADGCRGLTDATLAVLAARHEDLERLQIGPDPLERISSDALRQVALCCSRLRRLRLSGLREADAGAVGALARYCPLLEDVAFLDCGTIDEAALAGIHSLRFLSVAGCRSLKWATASTSWTQLPSLIAIDISRTDVPPNAVSRFISNSKTLKLICALNCISVEEELVQDPSVFRNTKGKLVLTVKSHIFKSIAAMFPRVDVKEHEVFNQCSWRHNDIAGDTMTWLEWILSQSLLRIAESNPQGMDEFWLQQGTTLLLRLLKSSQEDVQERAATALATFVVMDDESANVDPARSEAVMLNGGIRMLLDLARCSRESAQSEAAKAIANLSVNTKVAKAVADEGGITILTSLAKSMNRLVAEEAAGGLWNLSVGEDHKAAIAVSGGIKALVDLIYRWPAGTDGVLERAAGALANLAADDKCSLEVAKAGGVHALVTLARSCKLEGVLEQAARALANLAAHGDNNDNNAAVGQEAGALEALVQLTGSQNEGVRQEAAGALWNLSFDDRNREAIAAVGGVEALVSLVQQCLNGSEGLQERAAGALWGLSVSEANSIAIGQGGGVAPLLTLARSEVEDVHETAAGALWNLAFYSGNALRIVEEGGVPVLVSICSTSGSKMARFMSALALAYMFDGRMDEVALVGTSSDSSSKSANVEGARRIAFKHIETFVLTFSDPQMFSVAASSSAPAALSQVAEVVFIHEAGHLRCSGAEIGRFVAMLRNPSPILRACAAFALLQFTIPGGRHAVHHAGLLQKAGAGRVLRAAAAATTASIEAKIFARIVLRNLEHHQSGTST; encoded by the exons tgaggaggatgcGCCCGTCGCGGAGCTGGACTGGAAGGCGCTGCCGGACGACACGATGCTGCAGCTGTTCTCGCGGCTCAACTACCGCGACCGCGCcagcatggcggcggcgtgccgggCGTGGCGGGCGCTGGGCTCGTCGCCATGCCTGTGGAGCGAGCTCGACCTCCGCGCGCATCGCTGCGACCGGGAGGTGGCATCGTCGCTCGCCGAGCGGTGCGGGAGCCTGCGCCGTCTTCGCCTGCGCGGGCACGAGGCGGTCGAGGCCGTCCCTGGCCTCCGAGCGCGCGGGCTCCGCGAGGTGGTGGCCGATGGCTGCCGCGGGCTCACGGACGCCACGCTCGCCGTGCTCGCCGCGCGGCACGAGGACCTCGAGCGTCTCCAGATCGGGCCAGACCCTCTCGAGCGCATCTCCAGCGACGCCCTCCGCCAGGTTGCGCTCTGTTGCTCCCGTCTCCGCCGCCTGCGCCTCTCCGGTCTCCGTGAAGCCGACGCTGGTGCCGTCGGAGCACTCGCCCGCTACTGCCCCCTCCTCGAGGACGTGGCTTTCCTTGACTGCGGCACTATCGATGAGGCCGCCCTCGCTGGCATCCACTCTCTCCGGTTCCTCTCCGTTGCCGGATGCCGAAGCCTGAAATGGGCTACTGCATCCACCTCCTGGACCCAGCTTCCCTCCCTTATTGCAATTGACATCTCCCGCACTGATGTCCCACCAAATGCTGTCTCTCGTTTCATCTCCAACTCCAAAACCCTCAAGCTTATATGCGCGCTCAACTGCATTTCTGTCGAGGAGGAACTGGTTCAAGATCCTTCTGTATTTAGAAACACAAAGGGTAAGCTTGTGCTAACCGTTAAAAGCCACATCTTTAAATCCATTGCCGCTATGTTTCCTCGTGTGGATGTGAAAGAGCACGAGGTGTTCAATCAGTGTAGCTGGAGGCACAATGACATAGCTGGTGATACAATGACCTGGCTTGAGTGGATCCTGTCGCAGTCACTTCTGCGAATTGCAGAGTCCAACCCACAAGGCATGGATGAGTTCTGGCTGCAGCAGGGCACCACACTGCTGCTTAGACTATTGAAGAGTTCGCAGGAGGATGTGCAGGAGCGCGCAGCTACTGCCCTTGCTACATTTGTAGTTATGGATGATGAGAGCGCGAATGTGGATCCTGCAAGGTCAGAGGCGGTGATGCTGAATGGAGGCATCCGAATGTTACTGGACCTTGCAAGGTGCTCAAGGGAGAGTGCACAGTCAGAAGCAGCGAAG GCTATTGCCAACTTGTCAGTGAATACCAAGGTTGCCAAGGCAGTTGCAGATGAAGGCGGTATTACAATACTCACTAGTTTGGCTAAGTCGATGAATAGGCTTGTTGCCGAAGAAGCTGCTGGTGGCCTTTGGAATCTCTCTGTGGGTGAAGACCACAAG GCGGCTATCGCTGTATCTGGCGGCATCAAGGCCCTGGTCGATCTAATATATCGTTGGCCTGCTGGAACTGATGGAGTTCTT GAACGTGCAGCTGGTGCTCTTGCAAACTTGGCTGCTGATGACAAGTGTAGCTTGGAAGTTGCAAAGGCTGGTGGTGTCCATGCTTTGGTTACACTTGCTCGATCGTGTAAACTCGAGGGTGTCCTAGAACAG GCTGCAAGAGCTTTAGCTAACTTAGCTGCACACGGAGACAACAATGACAACAATGCTGCTGTAGGTCAGGAAGCAGGTGCTCTGGAGGCACTAGTGCAACTAACAGGTTCTCAAAATGAGGGTGTAAG ACAAGAAGCTGCTGGTGCTTTGTGGAACCTGTCATTTGATGACAGAAACCGTGAGGCCATTGCTGCAGTGGGTGGTGTTGAAGCTCTG GTTTCCCTAGTGCAACAGTGTTTGAATGGTTCAGAAGGCCTTCAAGAGAGAGCTGCTGGCGCATTATGGGGCTTATCTGTTTCAGAAGCGAACAG TATTGCAATAGGACAGGGTGGTGGAGTTGCACCTTTGCTCACATTGGCACGCTCTGAGGTTGAA GATGTTCACGAGACAGCTGCAGGGGCACTGTGGAACCTTGCCTTTTATTCTGGTAATGCTCTCCGCATAGTTGAAGAAGGTGGGGTACCTGTTCTTGTAAGCATTTGCTCGACATCAGGGTCAAAAATGGCCCGCTTCATGTCTGCACTAGCCCTTGCCTATATGTTTGATGGAAG AATGGATGAAGTTGCTTTGGTTGGGACATCCTCAGATAGCAGTTCCAAAAGTGCTAATGTTGAGGGAGCTAGAAGAATAGCATTTAAGCATATAGAGACTTTTGTGCTCACTTTCTCAGATCCACAAATGTTCTCTGTGGCTGCTAGCTCCTCAGCACCGGCAGCACTGTCTCAGGTTGCTGAAGTAGTGTTCATACATGAAGCTGGACACCTGAGATGCAG TGGTGCCGAGATTGGTAGATTTGTTGCCATGCTTCGGAATCCCTCACCAATTCTTCGTGCTTGTGCTGCCTTTGCCCTTCTTCAG